CAAAAGATAAAGGCCCCCCAAGAATCAGATGCCAAATAAACGGtgtaaaaagaaaacgattttacaaaattgtaGTTGCTAATcaaaaagataagaaaaatggaaaacatATAGAAGTCTTAGGTACATAtgtgaataaaaataatataaaagaaaaattaaacacATATAACATTTCTAATCCTGataatgattattattataacaatgtagaaaatattaaagaaattagATTACGATTTAATAGAGTTAAATTTTGGTTAGCTGCAAATTGTAATTTTAGTGATCATATGAAATACGTTTTAAgcttatgtaaaataataccTCAGTATCCAATAAAATACAGCAGGAGATGTTCCgacaaatattattataaatataatgaaattataaataaacataaattaatacaAGCTGAAAAAAtcaacaattttttaaaaacagatttaaatatacaatatatgaataattttgaTGACCCTACAACAGAACACAAAGAACAagatgattatatatatactcctGAAGAACTTACCTATCTTAAAAAACTatcaaaaaatagaaatatagaATTTGAGCATGCAGACAAAATTAGGAAAATCATAAGGTAACGCTGATCGTTACGTGCAAACGTTCTTATACACAAACATTAGAAGCTATGAAACCAAGaaaaacaggaaaaaaattatataaatatatatgtatataatatatgcacgATTTGGTTTTTTGCCCGTccaaaaatttaatgaaatatcaGGTGAAAAAAGTACTGTTACTACTTATTTTGGAAGcgaattttaaattatgaag
The window above is part of the Plasmodium malariae genome assembly, chromosome: 10 genome. Proteins encoded here:
- the PmUG01_10013300 gene encoding mitochondrial ribosomal protein S16 precursor, putative; protein product: MIRRLFLPYFSKDKGPPRIRCQINGVKRKRFYKIVVANQKDKKNGKHIEVLGTYVNKNNIKEKLNTYNISNPDNDYYYNNVENIKEIRLRFNRVKFWLAANCNFSDHMKYVLSLCKIIPQYPIKYSRRCSDKYYYKYNEIINKHKLIQAEKINNFLKTDLNIQYMNNFDDPTTEHKEQDDYIYTPEELTYLKKLSKNRNIEFEHADKIRKIIR